GTATGTCTGTTAAAAAATAGGTTTACCAAACTTCGAGagtcttatataaataaatattgtatttgcacgtatacttacacatatacatatacatatacatacacatatatatatataaatatattgatgaacaaaaataaaaaaaaagaagaatgaaagaatgaaaaaaaaaataaatgaatctacgtaaaataaatgatcattgGATCTCTTCGACGTGAGGGATCACTTTAGCACGatcgtttctcgaaaaaaaaaaaaaaaaaaaaaaaaaaaagaaatctcttgatattaaatatgacTTTAGTTCGCTTCgcgatcgatttaaatataaacagaGAGATTCGACATCGAGAAATTTTGATATGTGATCTTGTGATCTTCGATCTCGAAcataaacgaagagaaataataaatgttagcaaaaaaaaaaaaaaaaaaaaaagaaactggtGGAAATTTTTGATTGGATCTAATTGAATGACATTACGAGGCGTTCGCGAAATTGGCgaatttcgtgaaaaaaaaaaaaacgttatgTGAATTCGCGACGGAAAATTTTAGATGGAATggattaacaatattaattaatctaattataatCATACCGTTGGGATctcgaaaagaatattaattagaatgTTCGTAGAAgcaatacagaaaaaaaagaaaataaaaaataaaaaaagaattataattaaaatatttacatagataaataaaaaatatatatatatataaactatatatatatacacacatatatatatatatatatatatatacatataatcccATGTTTCAAGCAAAGAACTCTGTATACGTGAGCATTAAATGTAAagtgatatacgtatatatatataaatatatacacgtaacaCGTAAAAAAGCAAttagatatatgaaaaaaaaaaaaaaatatatgcatctatatatatttaaatgttagaATTATATTCAAGATCttgaagcaaagaaaaaaagttaaccATCGTATATTTGTTATTCAATAGAGTTTTGAACGgatataatacgtatgttAAATCTCATGAAGTATGCATTGAGATCCTAAgctaccatatatatatatatatatcgtattgattaattgattaaactgattagaaataatttacgatattACAATCTGTCATCCCTAATGAAAATACtgagagatacatatatatatattaatacgcACATATGCGTCTATAGAAACACGATAAATCATAAGGGAAgcttatcgattaaaaatttaacgagttaaaaaaaaaaagatatatatatatatatacatttatcttgCACGCGTCAATGTATCGTTCTTTTCGTCGTAGATTATAATCGAGAGACCCACGGACAAAAaacatattcaaaaaaaaaaaaaaaaaaaaaaaaaaacaaggaaaaaaaagaaaaaaaaaagattcgaaagaatgaaaggatcGCTCGATCAGATCGTCTCTCGTGTAATGATGAACGTGTAAAGATTTTGtttctcgagaaaataataatagtaataaaggaaaagaacaaaatgaaaaaaaaatccaaacgaaagaaaagaaaagagaagagaaacaaagaaaacgaaaaagaagaagaagatagaaaagaaatattgcagGGGAACAAAAAGTGTcagaaaatcttgaaaatcgagaaatattatttacataaatttgttACATCGAGAGtaacagagaaacagaaaaagagagagagagagagagagagagacagggagataTAAATGatggataataaaagaaatgatttctgAGTTTGCCTACAATCTTCCGTTGCGGATTCGGAAATCCACGTGGTCGCGGCTTGATCGCTGTGCACCTACTCCCGGTACGAAACGCGAGTCAATTCAATTCGCAAATAAATTTCGCGAACGTCTACGTTTAATATCTCTCGCCgttgttcgataaaaattataaagaacgaacgaatcgaaattataaagaactgacgaaacaaagaagaacgattgattatcgatcgaacaaaTCGACGATTATTCCACCTCCCCCTCACCCGATTACGAATTATGAATTGATCTatgacaagaaagaaaaagggagagagagaaaggaaaaaaagcgaGTTTTAAATTTGCGAGTATTGATGTACgagagaatgaatgaacgtggagaaaaaatttgtataatacgTTCAAGAACAATCGATATGGATTAATAAGAACGTACGAAATCATTTGGCGATTTTCAGTATTCGAGATTTTGGAAAGAAAGTTTGTTGAATTATGTACGGATCGAAATACGAGATGGGATTATATTAATTGAGGATTAAAACGTGATTGATAGATAATAGGAGATAAAGGGaaagtgaacaaaaaaaaaaataaaaaaaataaataaataaaaaaataaaaaaataaaaagaaatattggaaGGGGTGAAAGAGTGGGAAAGGGGAAGAATGGCGGATGCGTTTTATCCTagattgtataaatatacgtacataaatacatagatacgtacatacatacatatatacgtacatatatacgtatatgcatatatacttatatacataccactgtgtatttcattgataatccattttcatatatttacgaTACATATAATAGATGTATTTTAATGGACGatttatcatgaaaatattgCCGCCGCTGAGATACCTTCATGTCGGATGTTCTCTTAGCTTCTTTTCGATCCCTTAGAAGacattcgaaagatttttcgcACGAGCTatcgttagaaagaaaagacagagaaagaaataaatagaaatagagagagagagagagagagacagagaggaaaaCATAGAGTATTACAGAAgtataaaaatcattgaagaaagagagagagagagagagaaagagagagagagagagagagagagagagagagagagagagagagagagagagagagagagaataaataaacaaataaaaatatcgatagttgccatttgttttttttttttttttgtagcttcgtagaataaaaatattcctctgtataatatttctaaataattatttatttcttcattctaaataatttctaaataattattcatttattaattcattcagtttctctttctctctctctgtctctctctctctctctctctctctctctctctctctctctctctctctctctctctttctctctttctctttctttcttcatttttattcgcaatatttataataaaatttttgcgATGATTAAGAAAGATCAAAATCGACGGATAAAAATGTGTATCTGTgtgaagaaatttaaaaaggaatgaaaagaaagaagaaaaggtaaaaaagatcaagattagaaaagaaaaaataagaaaagaaaagcgaaataagaagaaattaaagaagaatgagaaagagaaattgtttctaaggggaggaagagaagtaatcgtgtgtatgtatgtgtttaatgtgttttaataattgataaatctCAGAATCGGCATTAAGTAGCCGGGATTCTTATTATTCGAATTGCCGATGCAATCAAAAtgcgattaaagaaaaaaaaaagaaaaaagaaaaaaaaaaagaaacagatatacgaatgaatgaatgaatggaaaaaataaagccCGTCGAGAGAAACATGAAGCTGATGTGGTACGAACTATGAGGATGCACCAAATTTTACACTaacatcgaagaaaaaataaagaaaagaaaagaaaagaaaaagaaaaagaaaaaagatgactAAAATAATCACAAAAAATTACGACGTTGTCATTAACGTCGATGTTAACAATGGTGaacctattttctttctttttttttttttcttttttttttattgacgaTTGACCAGcttagaattaaataaataattttgtaataaatatatattcgcgaattaatttttttgcaaaGTATTTCGAGtcgagtaatttaaaaaatgtcgcAACAAAACTTCtatatttaactttttctcGTAGGTAATCTATCttcgtagtaaaaaaaaaaaaaaaaaagaagagaaaagaaagaaaaaagcaatgaaaaacaaaattaaagttaatcgatctaattttgtttgaaaCTGGTGCAAAAttgatgtaattaaaaatcaattttttcaataattaacaaaacttCGATTAAACTTTTTGGAAATTTACGGATGACTTAAACTTAAAAgtataaagaatttatataattcttaaaaaaaaaagaaaaaaaaaaaaagaaataaaggaaagagaaagaaattttatctaaaatcTAATCGAAATCAACTGTTGTGACTTTTGTGataatctttctatttcaggattgtttaaacaattttaaataaatagacgatcaaattttctaacaaaaattttgaaattctattaaaaatgaaatatagataaataacaatattctattatatctatctattataaataatgttaatatttttttcgtgttATTGCAAAGATTTGAAataccaatttttttttctttttttttttttctttcctcaatGATATGCAAAActataaataaactttttaaagtttccattttaatgatttatggATCACGGGTTCGCCATTGCTACACTATATTCATATGATAcgattatcgttattaatttgattGGAATCAcgattaacaataattaacaattatataattaacaattgaACGTGTTATTTTATCGTGAAATCAATTCTTcgttatcatatatttttaatgataccgcttattatgatttaaaaattaattaaagctaaaaacaaataattataattataattctacgaaataagtaatgtatatatctatatataaatttctatatataatttaaaaaaagaaaatatatatatatatagaaaaatagatatagatatgtagaagtatttatttaaatatatacattaagtaattaaatcgtatcatattattaactaagaagaagaaaaaaatagaagagaaagaaaaaaagaagaagaagaagaaggagatgaaAACTTTTTGCTTTTGCATCTTCACGTTGCCTCTCGGcgagatataaataaacgaagcAAAGATCAATCGAATGTTACGTTGGAAGTATCCCAGATTTataaggacaaaaaaaaaatgatacgaaaACGAagtttttgaagaaaataattagcgAGTTACTCGTCGTTGGCTGCTATTGTGAACAGACAATAAGCaatgaacaaaaaacaaaaaaatgagagaacgaaataataaaaaaataaaaaaaaaattaaaaaaataaaaataaaataaaaatgaaataaaataaaaaagacaaaaaagaaagaaagaaagaaagaaaaaaatacaaaatgagTTGAAACTGCTTTCTAAACTTGCGTTATACAAAATGAAGGAGATAGGTCTATATGTACTACGTGTTGTTTTTCATTAGACGATTTTTGCGTTATTTTGTCGTTTCTTTATCTTGCGATTGATGCTTGCACGGGAACCGTGTATGATATTTCGTGGttgacaacaaaaaaaaaaaaaaaaaattataaaagaaaaaaaagaaaagaagtaataaaaatggcGTAGGTATCGTGTCGAATCATAAAAAGTGatattcgattttcgatatttctcgatatccctatatattatattacatatatagttttctctctctcacttgactttctcgaatatttattattaattaataaaggtACCGAAAAGGGGGtgcttaataaaaaatcattgtaTCGTTGTATCGTAGAGATATTTAACCAGCTGGTGTATGGGTCCGACTTTATACGCCTGtgtaattgtttattaataataataatgataataatgataacaataacaataacaataacaataataataataataataataataataataataatagtaataataataattacaaaaattgtaaagaattaaaaaaaaaaaggttaaaaaacaaaaaagaaaaaataaatacaataaagaagaaaaagaagaagaagaagaagaagaaaaattacgagaaaaaaagaaaggaaaaaacgaacggagaaacaaaaaaaaaaaaaataaaaagagaaaaaaaaattcgaaactaTTAAACGCTTGTATAGAAAACTTTActatttctcttgttttcttttttcttttttattttctttatttttttcttcttttcttttaaatctttttctctaaacAATAGAGGAAACTCGATTGCATCGataaataaaggaatataTGTTAAAAGCGTTTAAAGAAAGACAATGAATATTATACATCGAATCTGAAAATCGCCAAAGAAATTCGTTAATCGGATTAAGACGGTtcataaataagataattgatattttcatgGAGGGTTTTAAGAAAAGAGTTTATGAAAGATGGGGAGGGGGAATaggggtgggtgggtggttgAGAAGGTTTGGAAAAGGTTTAACAATTCTGCCAATGCGAGTAGAGTATCTTGTTAtaacagagagagatttgAAGATCCTTTTTAAAGTGATATTAACCAGATCACTAATttcagagataaagagagaagaaaccgACATTAACGTCTAATGAAAtagacaaaattaatatatagctTCAAATATAACGTTAGAAgagttaatatataatataatataatataatataatataatatgatatgatataatatgatatgatataatataatataatataattgtttgttctaatttatgtatatggcatatatattatctatgtgtatatgataatatgtaatttaacgaataaatatatgtaataaaaagaaattaaatgattcatcttatttttattctctctctctctcttttttttaatatatatatatatatatatatatatatatattattaatattatatatatatagttttctctctctctcaaatgATCTtctcgaatatttattattaattaataaagttaCCGAAAAGGAGGtgcttaataaaaaatacatacatacatatatatatatatatatgtatgtatgtatgtatatataagtacgtacatacctCAAATGAGTTTATTTCATTGTCGTAAATTTATTACTGGTCGATCTTGATGTTCTCGATATTTTCGTTGGACGATTTTACACGATTCAAAAGTTCCGTAGGTAAATCGTTCAAGGTCATTTCACctttagatattttctttacgtaATTCAGTATGTCCTTGGTAGCGTCCATGGTACGACGAAATTTTTCTGAAgagataataatcgtaaaagaaaaaaaaaaaaaaagaaacgattaatcgaaacgaaaatcaaatcgtaaagaattaatgaatgaattactcatgatgataatttaatgatcgacttttctctctctctttttttttttttttttttttttttccttaccaATTTCTGGATATTCGATCGAAGGTTCAATTTTCGTAGATTCCTTTTTAGCGATCgactttattttcatatagataTTCTCGTCTGTAATTGTTcagtgttaaaaaaaaaaaaagaaaaagaaagattatatcTTTCACAATAAACTATgtctaatagaaaatattcttgaatatacttgatattaaatataccgTAAATCTGATTTTTCGGTAAAATCAATTCGCTTCGTTTAACGAGAGAATCGATATCTTTCACACGTTGATTCGTTCTTTCCAACAAAGTTTTATTCAATTCTATACGTTTCATCAGGTTAGCCAACTTAATCtgtaaaaattcaaatcagattcgagataaaaataaatatcaagaaTTACAATTTAATTACGAGAACGATTTAATTACCCGATTGAATTAAATGCAAATCTATCGCgtatgaaatatcgattttattcgatcacatttttacgataacgaaataatacgaatattagaaaaaaagagatagaacagaaaaaaaaaaaagaaagaaagaaagaaaagttaacgGACAACGTACTCCggaatcgttcgaacgatttgaACAATTTCATGTCGAACTGATTGTACCAGTTAAGAGCGCGtaatttaaattcgaaaattaatgaaatctctttcgattcgtttttcttataaaaatttgttacaagatagtttaaatatcgatcgaacgataaaaaccGAAACGACGAATTAAATTCTTAAATCGTTTGAacgatttatgaaattttttaatcgaactcGTCGTACGTCAAATAACGCGCGAAATTTAAATTGGAGAAATGTTACTTGCGCGGACATAACGAAATTGTGAagaacttatttttcttttttaatagctTACGTCTATCTCCGTTGATTCGTTCTTCGCTTTGTTTAATATGTTTTCCTCGATCGTACCTTCTaccgaaattttatttaaaaaagcgAAAGGTTCTATCGgattttctttcgctcttttcAAAGAATCTTCCAAATCTTTCGGtgttaatttatcgatatcgtCAAATTTTGATTTGCCAAGTAATTTCAAATAACTTCCCTTTTTGCTTGTGGTTTTGAACGACGGTGTATAGGttatcttgttttttaaaCTGTAATAGTTCTACTTTGTTGTTAatgattttcgaataaaaaagaaatatatatatatatatgtatatttataataattgtataatcgttattaatattacctaGAGCCTTTATTCTTTGATTCCATGTCGTTTTAAAGTTGTCGTTAATAAAACGTGTCAGAAAATAAAACACTCACCGATGAAACTAACCCCTAATTTCGTAACTACGAAGGTTAAAATCGTTTGGTCGATAAATTTCTGTTCACTACGatattaagaagaagaagaagaagaagaacaagaagaagaaaatttaataataatatatttatatctaataatttattagaatattgttaaatattaaatatcgatttaaccATATGTCACTTATGCATATATGCGGATTTAGTCTAAATTtgtatacaaattttctaattataaatctatttttaaacgatagataaataataacgatataatacgtaatatttttcataacgcATATATAACCCACATTCTtataaatacaagaaaaaaaacatatatatatgttttatatataatatatataatatactatatatatatatatagtatatatatatatattatacaattgaTAAGTGAAATTAGAGAACAATCTATATTCTAATGCTTACATGATTTAGTTGTACTtacaaaagtattattatcggtattatatttttatcattcaaaagaaaaaaaaacattactaTCACAATATACGTACGAAGcgaatattagaatataaaacgatacgaTATACTTTATACTGTTGATTTCAACTAAACGTTTATAAACTATTAAAGTcaaccaatatatatatatatacgtacatgcgAGTATgacaatttgttaatttttataattgaaaaaaaagtaaaacattagtaaaaaagatttgttataaatgccaatgattaataaagtaattaGCATAATCAGGACAAGTAACTAAATGAATATATAGTTAATTTAGTCATTTTTCTAATTGCATTTGTTAAACATGAATGAGAGAGCAACAATGTTAAAAGGATAACTGAAAAAGCAAAAtcatgttaatattattatacgctATTGCTTCAATATCAGTCtttttataagagaaataattaaatagtaaaGAGTTAGATTACATTCGCttacatctttttttactccataaatgaaaattgaattgTCTCATTCGTCTTACAAAAAGCACGAATtccattaaattaaaatgaaataatacagAATTACGCTACTTTTCTCTCAATGTGATACCTTGTCCTATTCCTCGAATCtaaatatcagaaaaaaaaaaaatattgcgaaactatatatatatataatttaacaatacaTTTGtctctatatttataatatcacaGTAAtctagaaatatataagtcTAGCATCTTCTGGATTTTGTTCCACAGGACAGTATGGGCATTTCAGTCTAGAAACAAATTGAtatggttttctttttatctttttttttttttttttttttatagaaatttaagCATTGATGCACTTTATCTGCGTTATATTCGAACAACATACTTGTTTGCATTGGTGAGCTTATTTAATGCATCCCTTGATATTACGTGACCGCAAACTAATTTCATTGGTGGATTGTTTTCTGTACTTTGTTGTCGAAGGATTGGACATGCGAAAACCGAATGATAACGACTTTGTTTACCCAAATCTATTtcgatctatttataaaaaaaaaaaaagaaaaaaagaaagaaagatatgaaataattaattattcttaactATTATCAATAAAGGTTGTAAATTACATTTACCGGAAGTTCATCTTTTCCACTCCATATACCAGTAACTTGTCTTTGTTGCATAACCTGTTTAATATTGAGAAGAGCAGGAAGTGCTGTACATCCAGCATTGAtactgtaaaataaatatctttcttatcaTTGCTACTCgtcaaaaattatatcaattctaTGTTCTATCCAACTTACCAAACCGAGAGTGGACTGTCAACGCTTAGGCCTAATAATGTACATGCTTCTTTAGTAAAAACATCATGAATGTCAAGCCATAATGTAGGATCTAATAAATGGCTATACGGAGATGATTGTATTCCATTCGGTAAATAAAGTAACGTTCCCATTAGAGCTTGTACTTCTTTCTCATGACGTCCAACAAACTGTGTAAGATTCTGACGTGCATACATTATTGCCTCTGTTTGTTTAGTAGGTCCTTGTTGTACAAGCCTTATGAAATGTAATCTATGTAACTTAAATTCAAGAGATGAATTCTGCAACGATCAATATCTCCTTTAGAAcaaatctaattaatttcatatagatTAGAAATCGAAGACTATATCatcttaatataaatttacttgTGCCAAAAGAGCTTCCCTGTGTTTCTTAGCCCACTCAAGTGCAGGTTCTAAATTTCTTTGCTTCAAGCAATcaagtatataatttaattctgtGAACGGTTCTTTCCTGCCTTCGTCGGTTTTAATTCCTGCTtcctaaaatatttctaactatatcgttttcttgaaaattattactacGTATTTTACAATATGAAAATGAGCAGATGATTGTACATAAATACCGCggtaaaaaatttctctataCGTAATCTATTTCCTATCTCGtcaaaaaagttttataattaattaatcagatAGCTATTATTTAACTATAAGATATAAAGATATGtgtgagtgtatatatatatgtacgtatgcaaaTGTGAGTATACGTGACAAGTATTttgatatcaaaataaaaaactatttgtaatctattaaaatacaaatatgctaaatgatatataaaattatgaataatgaGATGCCTCCTCAATTATTGGTTATAAATTTACTGTTGCCAATTCATCTGCAATATCCAGCATTCCTTGACGATAGAAGTGTTGACAGATAACTTGATTAAGAAGGTGAGACTTTTCTGGACCAGAAAATACATCTTCTCGACTTGTACTTGCAAAATCAGCAATAAAGTTTCTGTCAATAGCTTTGCCCACTTTAGATACCGTACTGTGTAAGTCTCGGTGATCGGTTGCCAAACGTTGTACAGTATCACGAACCTTTGTCATTGCTTGTTTTAATACCTGCACTTGACCCGGTGTCAGTTCATGATCAGATGGTGCTAAGAAAAACAatagattatttcttatatttaaacacattaaaatgtacataaaaagaaattatcaatACTAATGAAAGACTCAatcaaaaaatcattttcaagaggttataaatatgaaaaatcaatTGGCATTGTAACAAAACCTTCACAAACTTTACATCGTTACTCTCGAGTGATCAGTTTTAACATAATTTCGTCATAATTTCACAAAATTCTGCATTAATTTGTGCTGAATCACAACAACAAAACGAAATTGTATAGAGTCGAGTCAAGGACATcatatatcttaatatatcACGTAATTCTTACCTTCTtctaattccttttttaacgACTcgatatgatttattaaatctcGTAAAACATTATCTGCATGTTCGTTAATCGCACCAAATTTTAATAGAACTTTGTCAACTTCGCGCTCAACAGCATTACAAGCCTCCATTGTTGTTTGTCTTCAATATActcatatcattattaaagGCGATACACCAGATCTCCAATAGAAATTCACGTTGATCGAGGCGCACTCTGCTAGtgaatttcgaaattaaaaacattacaaAGCGATTGGCTGAGAAAACAAACCTATTTGATATTGGTACTACGGAAGTTAATTCGTTGTGTAAACGTTGGCAACACTGATTAAACTCAATTGCTTTCTTCGAGCTTCACTATACTGGCTGGCTCACTGAATTAGTCGCCATTTGTAACAATTTCCTTGATCACTGAGCGTGAGCAGCAAGAAACATCCTAGGGAACGATCGGAGTGGTTATATTGAAacagtaagagagatagatgataTAAAGCTTACGTGCGTATCAgtgtatattaaaatcgaCGATGTTcggtaaaatttcttttcgacaaTATGTTTTTCTAACCAAAATTCTtatctgaaaaatattaaatattttaataaacatatgtcaaataatattattttataaggaactcgaataaagtatttaatattgttaatatgttaataaacGTTAGataaagtataattttatctatgaTACGAAGAACAATGTAGATTATTTCGATTAGATTATTTccttgtataataatattattcattcgtaTTACTAAGTATACTTTTTTCGACAATATgttattaaagatatatttgtaaatttcatgaaaattgtagaaacgtattatagtaaaattatataaaacacatatattaaagcattaattaaaaattgtattattttaacaacaCATACGTTTTATAAAGTAATTGTCACGTAGGTCTATGTTTTAATTTTAGGCAATATATATCATGGATGAAATCGAATGTCGATATAACTtaggaaattatatttacactATCAAAGATACTAAGGAAGTACATACAAGATTGAAAAGTggtaatttatcaataattcgaaatacatataaataatttttttttttttttttagatttatcaaaatttacaAATGGACATCTTTAATTTCCAGATCCTGTTTTTGTTGCAgagtatattaaattaaatggtACTAATTTGGAATATCaagtacaaaatataaatacaacaGCAGGTTGGTACATGCGCACTTGTCcaattgtaaaagaaataattagagaaactatatttattatttctatgaactattatctaaattaattattatt
The DNA window shown above is from Vespula pensylvanica isolate Volc-1 chromosome 18, ASM1446617v1, whole genome shotgun sequence and carries:
- the LOC122635316 gene encoding E3 ubiquitin-protein ligase RMND5A isoform X2; the encoded protein is MEACNAVEREVDKVLLKFGAINEHADNVLRDLINHIESLKKELEEAPSDHELTPGQVQVLKQAMTKVRDTVQRLATDHRDLHSTVSKVGKAIDRNFIADFASTSREDVFSGPEKSHLLNQVICQHFYRQGMLDIADELATEAGIKTDEGRKEPFTELNYILDCLKQRNLEPALEWAKKHREALLAQNSSLEFKLHRLHFIRLVQQGPTKQTEAIMYARQNLTQFVGRHEKEVQALMGTLLYLPNGIQSSPYSHLLDPTLWLDIHDVFTKEACTLLGLSVDSPLSVCINAGCTALPALLNIKQVMQQRQVTGIWSGKDELPIEIDLGKQSRYHSVFACPILRQQSTENNPPMKLVCGHVISRDALNKLTNANKLKCPYCPVEQNPEDARLIYF
- the LOC122635320 gene encoding uncharacterized protein LOC122635320, which encodes MESKNKGSSLKNKITYTPSFKTTSKKGSYLKLLGKSKFDDIDKLTPKDLEDSLKRAKENPIEPFAFLNKISVEGTIEENILNKAKNESTEIDIKLANLMKRIELNKTLLERTNQRVKDIDSLVKRSELILPKNQIYDENIYMKIKSIAKKESTKIEPSIEYPEIEKFRRTMDATKDILNYVKKISKGEMTLNDLPTELLNRVKSSNENIENIKIDQ
- the LOC122635316 gene encoding E3 ubiquitin-protein ligase RMND5A isoform X1, whose translation is MEACNAVEREVDKVLLKFGAINEHADNVLRDLINHIESLKKELEEAPSDHELTPGQVQVLKQAMTKVRDTVQRLATDHRDLHSTVSKVGKAIDRNFIADFASTSREDVFSGPEKSHLLNQVICQHFYRQGMLDIADELATEAGIKTDEGRKEPFTELNYILDCLKQRNLEPALEWAKKHREALLAQNSSLEFKLHRLHFIRLVQQGPTKQTEAIMYARQNLTQFVGRHEKEVQALMGTLLYLPNGIQSSPYSHLLDPTLWLDIHDVFTKEACTLLGLSVDSPLSVCINAGCTALPALLNIKQVMQQRQVTGIWSGKDELPVNIEIDLGKQSRYHSVFACPILRQQSTENNPPMKLVCGHVISRDALNKLTNANKLKCPYCPVEQNPEDARLIYF